GTATGGCAAAAATTATAATTAAGATATCCTTCATTAAAAGAAGTTAATTATATGGCTTTTTGAGAAACTATAGAAAATAAGAATGGAAATAGAGTAAAAAAAATAAATAAAAAGTAGGGTGAAGTAAAATGAAAAAAATTTTTATGATAATATTGTTATTAACAAGTTTAATAACTTTTTCAAATATAGATATATATGATACAAATAATCAAGCATATAATCAAGTAATGAAGGTACTTGCATCCAAAAAAACAAATAAAGAAAAAATTGAAAACTTAAAGTATTTGGATAAAGCAGGAAATAATACTTTTTTTTCAGAAAGTGCTTTAGTAGCTTTATATAAGATTGAAAATAAAGATGATAAAGTTAATGGAATCATGAATAAAATTAATAAATTGAATAATGAAGAATTAAAAGATAATTTCAATTTATTAGTAGCAAAATATTTGATGTTAGATTTGGATAGAAAAGAAGATTCAGTAGAAATTTTAAATGATTTGATATTGTCAAAGTTTAATTATATCAGATCTAAAGCGTATATATTGTATTATGAATATTGTGAATATAATAGTGATCTTGAAAATATGTTGTTATGTTTAAAAGAAGCTAGTAAAGATAAAGATAATTATTTAATGATTTCAAATAAATATGCACAAATATATGAATTTGAAAAAGATCTTTATCAATTTTTAAAAGAAAATTGTTTAAATGCAACTGATGAAGAAACTATGAAAATTATTCTTACTTTTTCAATATTGAATAAAGATAAAATAGTAACAGATAAAATTATAAAAAGATTAAATAAAAAGAAAATAGACTTCAAATCAGATGTAAATGCTGCTAAAAAAATATTGAATGTTAATCAAGTTTTAGATGAATCAGAAAAATATTCTAAATTAGCTCTTTTAAATAATGAAAAAAATGCATATGTAACATTAGCATTGATTACATATTATAGGGGAAATATTGATGAAGCAATACAATATTTAAAAGAGGCAAAAAAAAAATAATGTTAGTGGTGCAGATGATTTAATAAAATTATACAAGGATTTAAAAAAGTAAATTTAAGATATTATGGTAAAAGATAGAGGTACTTTGTAAATAATGCAAAGTACCTTTTTATTACATTAATAAGTGCAATATATTGAAAATTTACTTTAAATTATTATTAGGTATACTTACTATAGGTGATGAACATGTTAAGAACCAAAGAAAAAGATATATTAAATTTGCTGATGTTTAATGAAAAAGATTTAAAATATATCTTAAAAAAAACAAGCATAAGTAAGAGAACTTTTCAATATTATTTAAAAAGCATCAATTATCTATTGATGAAAGAAGGAATGGAAAAGATACATCTTAAAGATGATAAAATAATATATAAAAAAGAAGATATAAAATTAATTTTAGAAAAGTATGTTAGTGATGATGAATTTTCTAAAAAAGATTTAAAAGATATTGTGAAGCTCTATGCTATTTTTTCAGTACAAGGTTTAAATATTACAAAATTAGCAGAAGAATTACTTATTTCAAGAAATACAATAAAATCAATAATAAAAGAAAATGATTTTGAATTTATTAATGGGAAATTTCAGAATTTAGTTTTAATAGATAGAACAAATATGTTAAAAGATATTTTATTAAATAAGAATATAAAAAAATATGTTTTGAAAATTATAGATATATCTTTGATATATAAAATAAAACAATTCATTACTGAAATTTCAAAAGAGATTAAATTGAATTTGACTGATGTTGTATATTTTAATCTTATTTCATATATTTATTGTTATAAAAAATTTGAAAAAAAGGATGCTACAACTTCTTTTGTTTCATATGAAGAATATGAAATTATAGAAAGAATATATAAGAAATACTTCAATAAACAATTTGGAATAAATGCAATAACTGATGTATTAATAGGTTTATCTCTAATACAGGACATTGATGTTTGGATAAATCAAGAGTTTTTATTAGGTAAATTAATATATTCTGTTAGTAATAAAATTGGTATAGATTTAACAAGAGATGAGATATTATATGATTTCCTATATCCACATTTGAAAATAGCTATTTATAGATTGAAAAAAAATATGAAATTAAATGAAATAAATTATGCTGATTTTATCGATAAAAATAGTTTGATATTTCAAATTTTAAAAGATGAAATAAAAGAAATAGAAAAAATATATAATATAAAATTTACAGAGATAGAATTATCACTATTAGCTTTTCATTTTGAAGGTAGTATAAATAGAATGCAAAAAAAAGTTAGAAAAAGAGTTATTTTAGTTTGCGGTCTGGGTTATGGTAGTTCAAAGATATTAGAATATAATCTAAAAGAAAATTTTGAAATAGATATAATTGATGTTCTTCCAATGTATATGATAAATGAAAATATTTTGAAAAATAAAAATGTAGACTATATCCTGACTACAACAGATTTACATATAAATTCAATAAAAATAAATCCTTTATTAAAAGAAGAAGATTGTGAAAAATTAATAAATTTAGGAATAAAAAGAAAAAATAACAAATTAGGTTTAGAAGAATTTTTGCAAGACATGGTGGATAAATTTGATGTAGGGAAAAAGGACTTAAAAGATCATTTATTGAATAAATATTCTAATTATTTTTATACAAATGATAAAAGTAGTGATTTAATGAACCTATTAGAAAGTCATAAGATAAAAATAATAGATGAGGTTAAAGATTTAGAAGAAGCTATAAGAGAAGTAGGAAGAATTTTAATAAAAAATAAGGCATGTACAGCAAAATATGTAGAATCTATGGTTGAAAATTATAGAAAATTTGGAACATATATAGTAATAGAAGATGGAGTAGCTATACCACATACCAATTTAGAAACTGAAGCTATTAAAACAGATGTAGCAATTTTAATTTTGAAGAAAACTTTAGAGTGTAATGGAAAAAAAGTTAATGTTTTATTGAGCTATAGTAGTGAGAATAACAAGCAACATCTAAAATTTTTAAAAGAATTCTATAATCTTTTAATGAAAGATAGCTTTATAACTGAATTAAAAAATAAGGATAGTGAAGAAGAAATAATGGATTATTTAAGAAAGGAGTTAAGCTAATATGTTTAATGAAAAAAATGTTAGGTGTATACAAAGAGTTTTCAATTGGGAAGCTGCTATAAAAGAAGCTGCACAACCTTTAATAAATAATGGAGATATAGCTGATATTTATGTTGAAAAAATAATAGAAAATACGAAAAAAATGGGTTTTTATATGGTCTTAGATGATTATATTGCAATGCCACATGCAAGACCTGAAGATGGTGTGAAAAATACAAGTATAGCATTTTTGAAGCTTAATGAAGCAGTTAATTTTGGAACTGAAAAAGTTTACTTAATATTCTTAGTGGCAGCTAAAGATGCAAATACACATATAGATATATTGAAAGGCTTAATGTTCATTTTTCAAAATGAAGAATTAAAGAAAAAATTAATTGAAGCAAAGACAAAAGAAGAATTATTAGAAATATTAAAAGGAGTTGATGTTAAATGAAAATTGTAACAATATGTGGAAACGGTATAGGTAGTTCATTAATGTGCAGAATGAAAATAGAAGAAATATTAGAAGAAGAAAATATTTCAGGGTGTACAGTTGAATCAGCTGATTTTAATTCAGCCTTATCTAAAGGAGCTGATCTATATGTTTCAGTAGAAGAATTAATAAGTCAACTACCTAATGATGTTGAAAAAGTAGTTATCAGAAGTTATGTTAATAAGAAAAAAATAAAAGAAGATGTATTAGAAAAAATAAGAAGTTTAATTAATAAATAGGAGGAGTAGAAAATGGATCATGTGTTAAGTTTTTTAAGAGATGTTTTAAAAGAACCTGCATTATTACTAGGTATTGTATCTTGCATTGGTTTAATATCATTAAAAGCAAAATGGCATAAAGTATTAGTTGGAACATTGGGACCTATATTAGGGTATATAATGTTAGGGATAGGTGCAAGTGCTATTGTTTCAAGTTTGGAACCTTTAGGACAATTAATAGAACATGGATTTAAAATTACGGGAGTTATACCAAATAATGAAGCAGTAGTTGCTACAGCACAAAAATTATTAGGTATAGAAACAATGTCTATATTAGTAGTAGGTTTGATCATAAATGTCCTTATAGCAAGATTTACAAAATATAAATATGTTTTCTTAACAGGACATCATAGTTTCTTTATGGCTTGTTTATTATCAGCTGTATTAGGTGCTTTAGGTTTTAAAAATTATGCACTTATTGTTTTAGGAGGATTCTTTTTAGGAGCATGGTCAGCTATTTCTCCAGCTATAGGACAAAAGTATACTTTGAAGGTGACAGATTATGATGATATAGCTATGGGACATTTTGGAAGTATAGGTTACTATTTGTCTGCATGGATAGGAAGTAAAGTTGGAAATCCAGAAGATAGTGCTGAAAAAATAAAGATACCTGAACAATTTGGTTTTTTGAGAAATACAACAATTTCTACAGCTATAACAATGTTATTCTTTTATCTATTATGTGGTTTGGTAGCAGGTTTCGATTTTGTTCAAACTTTATCAGATGGGCAATCAGCCTTAGTATTTTTAGTAATGACATCATTTAAATTTGCTGTTGGAGTAACAGTTGTATATTCAGGTGTTAGAATGATATTATCAGATTTAATACCAGCTTTCCAAGGAATTGCTAGAAAAGTAATACCTAATGCTATACCAGCAGTAGATTGTGCAGTATTTTTCACTTATGCACAAACTTCAGTAATTATAGGATTCATATTTAGTTTCATTGGTGGAATAGTAGGTATGCTAATATTAGGATTTTCAGGTGCAATATTAATAATACCAGGTTTAGTTCCTCATTTCTTCTGTGGTGCAACTGCAGGAATATATGGGAATGCAACAGGTGGTAAAAAGGGAGCTATTATAGGTTCATTCTTTAATGGTTTATTAATTACTTTTTTACCAGCCTTATTACTACCTGTATTAGGGAAATTAGGATTTGCAAATACTACTTTTGGTGATGCAGATTTTGGTATTTTAGGTATTATACTTGGTAAAATAGGAACATATGGAGAAATAGGTATATATATAATTTGTTTGATAGTGTTATTAGTATTAATTATTCCTAATTTTATACAAACAAAAACAAATGTAATTAATAACGAAGAAGAAGGTAAGTAGAATGAGTATTAATATTTATGCTGATGGAGCAGTTTTAGAAGATATGCTAGAATTATATAAAAACTTTCCCTTTATTAAAGGTTTTACGACTAATCCTAGTTTGATGAAAAAAGCAGGGATTACTAATTATAATGAATTTGCAAAAAAGGTATTGGGAACTATTAAAGATTTACCAATATCATTTGAAGTATTTTCTGATGATTTTGAAGAAATGAAAAAAGAAGCAGAAATTATATCTTCTTGGGGCGAAAATGTTTATGTAAAAATACCTATTACTAATTCTAAAGGTGTATATACAGAAGAAGTAGTGAGATATTTGAGTAATAAAGATATAAAATTGAATATTACAGCTATATTAACCGTAAAACAAGTTGAAGATGCTCTTTCATGGTTAAAAAAAGGAAGTTCTAATATAATATCAGTATTTGCAGGAAGAATATCTGATTCTGGTAGAGATGCAACAGTATATATGAAAAAAGCAGTTGAATTATGCCATTCTAAGGAAAATGTAAAACTTTTATGGGCTAGTCCTAGGGAAGCATATAATATAGTGCAAGCTGATGAAATAGGAGTCGATATAATAACAGTAACTAAACCTTTGATTGAAAAATATGTAAAATTTGGAAAAGATTTAGATAAGATTTCATTAGAAACAGTTCAAATGTTTTTGGAAGATGCAAAAAAATTAGGCTATAAAATAGAAATATGAAAGAAATTTGTTGTTGAAAGCATGTGAATGCTATTCCCAAATAATGTATGCTAAATATATTTATAAAACAGCTATTATTTATTATGAATTATATAAGAAATATGATGAATATTTTAGTATTAAACAAAAGTATTATGATAATTATGAAGATTGTCAGGAAAAATTTTTAGATGAAGCATTGTATAATTTTAAAAAAATTTCAGATTATAAAAAATCTAAAGCTATGATAGTTAGAATTAAAATGGATAAAAAAAATAGTGTTAATTTTAATTATAATAAATTTGTAGGATATTATGATGTGTATTCTGATTTACCATATCCAAATTTGGAAATAAGAAAAGATAAAAAAGGAAATTATTAGTTACTTGATTATGGGAAAATAGGTGAAAGTATTTTTGCTAAGGATAATACTATATATTTGCAAAAATTGAAAAAAAATAATTGTAAGTTATATAGTAATTTTGGATAAGCGTTTTATTTTAGCAATAAAAAATTGATTTATATTTGGACAAATCTTGGTGAAAAACAAGTTTATGTTTTGAAAAAATCAAATTTAAAAAAATAAAAAAATTAAAAAGATTTTTAAAGGAATGCGAAACCAAATTTGAAAAATAATGACTTAT
The DNA window shown above is from Sneathia sanguinegens and carries:
- a CDS encoding PTS ascorbate transporter subunit IIC; translation: MDHVLSFLRDVLKEPALLLGIVSCIGLISLKAKWHKVLVGTLGPILGYIMLGIGASAIVSSLEPLGQLIEHGFKITGVIPNNEAVVATAQKLLGIETMSILVVGLIINVLIARFTKYKYVFLTGHHSFFMACLLSAVLGALGFKNYALIVLGGFFLGAWSAISPAIGQKYTLKVTDYDDIAMGHFGSIGYYLSAWIGSKVGNPEDSAEKIKIPEQFGFLRNTTISTAITMLFFYLLCGLVAGFDFVQTLSDGQSALVFLVMTSFKFAVGVTVVYSGVRMILSDLIPAFQGIARKVIPNAIPAVDCAVFFTYAQTSVIIGFIFSFIGGIVGMLILGFSGAILIIPGLVPHFFCGATAGIYGNATGGKKGAIIGSFFNGLLITFLPALLLPVLGKLGFANTTFGDADFGILGIILGKIGTYGEIGIYIICLIVLLVLIIPNFIQTKTNVINNEEEGK
- a CDS encoding BglG family transcription antiterminator — translated: MLRTKEKDILNLLMFNEKDLKYILKKTSISKRTFQYYLKSINYLLMKEGMEKIHLKDDKIIYKKEDIKLILEKYVSDDEFSKKDLKDIVKLYAIFSVQGLNITKLAEELLISRNTIKSIIKENDFEFINGKFQNLVLIDRTNMLKDILLNKNIKKYVLKIIDISLIYKIKQFITEISKEIKLNLTDVVYFNLISYIYCYKKFEKKDATTSFVSYEEYEIIERIYKKYFNKQFGINAITDVLIGLSLIQDIDVWINQEFLLGKLIYSVSNKIGIDLTRDEILYDFLYPHLKIAIYRLKKNMKLNEINYADFIDKNSLIFQILKDEIKEIEKIYNIKFTEIELSLLAFHFEGSINRMQKKVRKRVILVCGLGYGSSKILEYNLKENFEIDIIDVLPMYMINENILKNKNVDYILTTTDLHINSIKINPLLKEEDCEKLINLGIKRKNNKLGLEEFLQDMVDKFDVGKKDLKDHLLNKYSNYFYTNDKSSDLMNLLESHKIKIIDEVKDLEEAIREVGRILIKNKACTAKYVESMVENYRKFGTYIVIEDGVAIPHTNLETEAIKTDVAILILKKTLECNGKKVNVLLSYSSENNKQHLKFLKEFYNLLMKDSFITELKNKDSEEEIMDYLRKELS
- a CDS encoding PTS sugar transporter subunit IIA, whose translation is MFNEKNVRCIQRVFNWEAAIKEAAQPLINNGDIADIYVEKIIENTKKMGFYMVLDDYIAMPHARPEDGVKNTSIAFLKLNEAVNFGTEKVYLIFLVAAKDANTHIDILKGLMFIFQNEELKKKLIEAKTKEELLEILKGVDVK
- a CDS encoding transaldolase, whose amino-acid sequence is MSINIYADGAVLEDMLELYKNFPFIKGFTTNPSLMKKAGITNYNEFAKKVLGTIKDLPISFEVFSDDFEEMKKEAEIISSWGENVYVKIPITNSKGVYTEEVVRYLSNKDIKLNITAILTVKQVEDALSWLKKGSSNIISVFAGRISDSGRDATVYMKKAVELCHSKENVKLLWASPREAYNIVQADEIGVDIITVTKPLIEKYVKFGKDLDKISLETVQMFLEDAKKLGYKIEI
- a CDS encoding PTS sugar transporter subunit IIB; its protein translation is MKIVTICGNGIGSSLMCRMKIEEILEEENISGCTVESADFNSALSKGADLYVSVEELISQLPNDVEKVVIRSYVNKKKIKEDVLEKIRSLINK